A single window of Leclercia adecarboxylata DNA harbors:
- a CDS encoding response regulator — protein METIDHILVVDDDRDIRELVVDYLLKSGYRATGAANGKEMRAVLDKQAVDLVVLDIMMPGDDGLTLCRQLRSGQHKDLPILMLTARHDDMDRILGLEMGADDYVVKPFVARELLARIKAILRRFRTLPPNLQVTEAGRIIAFGDWQLDTSARHLLDATGTIVALSGAEYRLLRVFVDHPQRVLTRDQLLNFTQGRDAELFERSIDLLVSRVRQRLNEDVRSPRYIKTVRSEGYVFSMPVSILEVRE, from the coding sequence GTGGAGACAATCGATCACATACTTGTCGTCGATGACGACCGGGATATTCGCGAGCTGGTCGTCGATTATCTGCTGAAGTCGGGCTATCGCGCCACCGGCGCCGCCAACGGCAAAGAGATGCGTGCCGTACTCGATAAACAGGCGGTCGATCTGGTGGTGCTGGATATCATGATGCCCGGTGACGACGGACTCACCCTGTGCCGCCAGCTGCGCAGCGGGCAACATAAAGATCTGCCGATACTGATGTTGACCGCGCGCCACGACGACATGGATCGCATTCTGGGTCTGGAGATGGGGGCCGACGATTATGTGGTCAAACCCTTTGTGGCGCGCGAGCTGCTGGCGCGGATCAAAGCGATACTGCGCCGCTTTCGCACGCTGCCGCCCAACCTGCAGGTGACCGAAGCCGGACGGATCATCGCCTTCGGCGACTGGCAGCTCGACACCAGCGCCCGTCATCTGCTGGATGCCACCGGCACCATCGTGGCGCTGAGCGGGGCGGAGTACCGTTTGCTGCGGGTGTTTGTCGATCATCCCCAGCGCGTATTAACCCGCGATCAGCTGCTGAATTTTACACAGGGCCGGGATGCGGAGCTGTTCGAACGCTCCATCGATCTGCTGGTCAGCCGCGTGCGACAGCGTCTGAATGAGGATGTACGCTCACCACGGTATATAAAAACAGTGCGCAGTGAAGGCTATGTCTTTTCGATGCCGGTGAGCATTCTTGAGGTCAGAGAATGA
- a CDS encoding cytochrome c biogenesis protein/redoxin gives MFLLIAFLGGMVSLLSPCTLPVIPLLFAGFRGQKRQLIAMLFGMVIMFTLVASLIAVASDWVVSATIVGRWIALALLSLAALALIFPPFAQRIAGPALRLGNAINTRSSRTRGIASAVLAGLAVGLLWSPCAGPVLGAILSLSLAGHNPIATGSLLAAYGSGCAVMLALLGFSGQALIARLKTQSGLMDGLRKAAGVAMLMSVAFTAFGLNSVFQGANGVADRLEKTLLQLVPESSPQPRLQPVAQPVTTSAMPSLEGGTGWLNGEPVSPASLKGKVVLIDFWTWDCINCQHTLPHVREWANKYQAQGLVVIGVHTPEYPWEKPLTSVQQAINKWQLPYRVVTDNNYKIWTAFGNRYWPAHYFFDAKGQLRYASFGEGNNDKQEQVIQQLLKEAKA, from the coding sequence ATGTTTCTTTTAATCGCATTTTTAGGTGGGATGGTCAGCCTGCTCAGCCCCTGTACGCTTCCCGTCATCCCGCTGCTGTTCGCCGGTTTTCGCGGCCAGAAGCGCCAGCTTATCGCCATGCTGTTTGGGATGGTGATCATGTTTACCCTGGTCGCCAGCCTGATCGCCGTCGCCAGCGACTGGGTGGTCAGCGCTACGATTGTCGGACGCTGGATTGCGCTGGCGTTGTTGAGCCTCGCCGCGCTGGCCTTGATCTTCCCGCCATTTGCGCAGCGCATTGCCGGGCCCGCATTACGTCTCGGCAATGCGATCAATACCCGGAGCAGCCGCACCCGGGGCATCGCCTCGGCAGTGCTCGCCGGGCTGGCGGTCGGGCTGCTGTGGTCGCCGTGCGCCGGGCCGGTGCTGGGGGCCATTCTCAGCCTGAGTCTCGCAGGCCATAACCCGATTGCTACCGGTAGCCTGCTGGCAGCGTACGGCAGCGGCTGCGCCGTCATGCTCGCGCTGCTCGGCTTTAGCGGGCAGGCGCTGATTGCGCGTCTGAAAACCCAGTCTGGGCTGATGGACGGGCTGCGAAAAGCGGCGGGGGTTGCGATGCTGATGTCGGTGGCGTTTACCGCGTTCGGTCTGAACAGCGTCTTTCAGGGAGCAAACGGCGTAGCCGACCGGCTTGAGAAAACGCTGTTGCAGCTGGTGCCGGAAAGCTCCCCTCAGCCCAGGCTTCAGCCGGTGGCGCAGCCCGTCACCACCAGCGCTATGCCGTCGCTGGAAGGCGGAACCGGATGGCTGAACGGTGAGCCGGTCAGCCCGGCGTCGTTAAAAGGTAAGGTAGTGCTGATCGACTTCTGGACCTGGGACTGCATCAACTGTCAGCATACGCTGCCGCACGTTCGCGAATGGGCCAATAAATATCAGGCCCAGGGACTGGTGGTGATTGGCGTCCATACCCCGGAATATCCGTGGGAAAAACCGCTGACGTCGGTGCAGCAGGCCATCAACAAATGGCAACTGCCGTACCGGGTGGTGACTGACAACAACTACAAGATCTGGACGGCCTTCGGCAATCGTTACTGGCCGGCGCACTACTTCTTCGATGCCAAAGGCCAGCTGCGCTACGCCTCTTTCGGGGAGGGGAATAACGACAAGCAGGAGCAGGTGATCCAGCAGCTGCTGAAAGAGGCGAAGGCGTAA
- the glsB gene encoding glutaminase B → MAANINNQMLEAILAQVRPLLGQGKVADYIPALASVNGNKLGIAIRTVDGQRFQAGDATERFSIQSISKVLSLVAAMRQYDEEEIWQRVGKDPSGQPFNSLLQLEIEQGKPRNPFINAGALVVCDMLQSRLSAPRQRMLEIVRQLSGVSDITYDAAVARSELEHSARNAAIAWLMKSFGNFHNDVPTVLQNYFHYCALKMNCVELADTFLFLAAQGQAPHLSEPVVTSMQARQVNALMATSGMYQNAGEFAWRVGLPAKSGVGGGVVAIVPHEMAIAVWSPELDETGNSLAGVAVLERLSQKLGRSVY, encoded by the coding sequence ATGGCTGCGAACATCAATAATCAGATGCTGGAAGCCATTCTGGCGCAAGTACGTCCCTTACTGGGTCAGGGCAAGGTGGCCGATTACATCCCGGCGCTGGCCTCGGTCAACGGCAACAAGCTCGGGATTGCCATCCGTACCGTCGACGGCCAGCGCTTCCAGGCCGGGGATGCCACCGAGCGTTTTTCCATTCAGTCGATCTCGAAAGTGCTCAGTCTGGTGGCGGCCATGCGCCAGTATGACGAGGAGGAGATCTGGCAGCGGGTGGGGAAAGATCCCTCCGGTCAGCCGTTTAACTCTCTCCTGCAACTGGAGATCGAGCAGGGCAAACCGCGCAATCCGTTTATCAACGCCGGGGCGCTGGTGGTGTGCGATATGCTGCAAAGTCGTCTTAGCGCGCCCCGTCAGCGGATGCTGGAGATTGTGCGCCAGCTCTCCGGGGTCAGCGATATTACCTACGATGCGGCGGTCGCCCGGTCTGAATTAGAACACTCGGCGCGCAATGCGGCCATTGCCTGGCTGATGAAATCGTTCGGCAATTTCCATAACGATGTGCCGACGGTCCTGCAAAACTACTTCCACTACTGCGCCCTGAAGATGAACTGTGTTGAACTGGCTGACACCTTTCTGTTTCTGGCCGCGCAGGGTCAAGCGCCGCATCTGTCTGAGCCCGTGGTCACCTCAATGCAGGCGCGGCAGGTGAATGCCCTGATGGCGACCAGCGGGATGTATCAGAACGCCGGGGAGTTCGCCTGGCGGGTGGGGCTGCCTGCCAAATCAGGGGTCGGCGGTGGCGTGGTGGCGATTGTGCCGCATGAAATGGCGATCGCGGTCTGGAGCCCGGAACTGGACGAGACGGGGAACTCGCTGGCGGGGGTCGCGGTGCTGGAGCGCCTGAGCCAGAAGCTGGGTCGTTCGGTCTATTAA
- a CDS encoding tagaturonate reductase — protein sequence MNTLNRRDFPGALYPERIIQFGEGNFLRAFIDWQIDLLNEHTDLNAGIAIVRPIKSDFPPSLSTQDGLYTTIIRGLNEQGEAVSDARLIRSVNREISVYDQYDEFLKLAHNPEMRFVFSNTTEAGISYHAGDKFEDAPAVSYPAKLTRLLFERFSHFNGAVDKGWVIVPCELIDYNGDALRELVLRYAREWALPAAFTQWLNDANSFCSTLVDRIVTGYPRDEVAQLEASLGYHDAFLDTAEHFYLFVIQGPKSLAQELRLDKLALNVLIVDDIKPYKERKVAILNGAHTALVPVAFQAGLDTVGEAMNDTGICAFVEKAIHEEIIPVLDLPRDELASFASAVTGRFRNPYIKHQLLSIALNGMTKYRTRILPQLLAGQQASGKLPARLTFALAALIAFYRAERNGESYPVQDDAHWITRFQQLWTQHHDRQITTRELVSAVLSVSEHWEQDLTQVTGLVEQVTQDLDAILQKGMREAVKPLC from the coding sequence GTGAACACACTGAACCGTCGTGATTTCCCCGGTGCTCTCTATCCTGAACGTATCATCCAGTTTGGTGAGGGCAACTTCCTGCGCGCGTTTATTGACTGGCAGATTGACCTGCTCAATGAACATACCGACCTGAACGCCGGTATTGCGATTGTCCGCCCAATCAAAAGCGATTTCCCGCCTTCACTGAGCACTCAGGACGGCCTCTACACCACCATCATCCGTGGCCTGAACGAGCAGGGCGAAGCGGTGAGCGACGCGCGTCTGATCCGCTCGGTGAACCGCGAAATCAGCGTTTACGACCAGTACGATGAATTCCTGAAGCTGGCCCACAACCCGGAGATGCGCTTTGTCTTCTCCAACACCACGGAAGCGGGCATCAGCTATCACGCCGGGGATAAGTTCGAGGATGCGCCTGCGGTCAGCTATCCGGCGAAACTGACGCGTCTGCTGTTCGAGCGTTTCAGCCATTTTAACGGTGCTGTCGATAAAGGTTGGGTGATCGTCCCCTGCGAACTGATTGACTATAACGGTGACGCCCTGCGCGAGCTGGTGCTGCGCTATGCCCGGGAGTGGGCGCTGCCTGCGGCCTTTACCCAGTGGCTGAACGACGCTAACAGCTTCTGCTCAACCCTGGTTGATCGTATCGTCACCGGTTATCCGCGTGATGAAGTGGCCCAGCTTGAAGCCTCTCTCGGCTATCATGATGCCTTCCTCGATACCGCCGAACACTTCTACCTGTTTGTGATCCAGGGGCCAAAATCGCTGGCGCAAGAGCTGCGTCTCGACAAACTGGCACTGAACGTGCTGATTGTTGATGACATCAAACCGTACAAAGAGCGTAAAGTGGCGATCCTCAACGGGGCGCATACCGCCCTGGTGCCGGTGGCCTTCCAGGCCGGGCTGGATACCGTGGGTGAGGCGATGAACGATACCGGGATATGCGCCTTTGTCGAAAAAGCCATCCATGAAGAGATTATTCCGGTGCTCGATCTGCCGCGTGATGAGCTGGCCTCCTTCGCCAGTGCAGTCACGGGCCGTTTCCGCAACCCGTATATCAAACATCAGCTGCTGTCGATTGCGCTCAACGGCATGACCAAGTACCGCACGCGTATTCTGCCGCAGCTTCTGGCAGGGCAGCAGGCCAGCGGCAAACTCCCGGCGCGTCTGACGTTTGCCCTGGCGGCGCTGATTGCCTTCTACCGTGCGGAACGTAACGGTGAAAGCTACCCGGTGCAGGACGATGCCCACTGGATCACCCGCTTCCAGCAGCTGTGGACCCAGCATCACGATCGACAGATCACAACCCGCGAGCTGGTGAGCGCGGTACTGAGCGTCAGCGAGCACTGGGAGCAGGATCTGACTCAGGTTACTGGCCTGGTGGAACAGGTTACGCAGGATCTGGATGCGATTCTGCAGAAAGGGATGCGTGAAGCGGTAAAACCGCTCTGCTAA
- a CDS encoding GNAT family N-acetyltransferase: protein MMTSPAIQIFSRDDILAHLPRLAEILHSCVTGGASVSFMLPYSHEQAGAFWRGVADSVARGERTMLVSTNTEGELTGTVQLITDQPDNQPHRADVAKLLVHQNARRNGDAGRLMQALENVARDKGKTVLVLDTSTGSGAETFYQRAGWQKVGEIPRYALMPDGEMTATSVFYKFL, encoded by the coding sequence ATGATGACATCACCCGCTATTCAGATCTTTTCCCGTGACGATATTCTCGCGCACCTTCCCCGGTTAGCGGAGATCCTGCACAGCTGTGTGACCGGCGGCGCGTCGGTAAGCTTTATGTTGCCTTACAGCCATGAGCAGGCTGGCGCGTTCTGGCGCGGCGTAGCCGACAGCGTCGCGCGGGGTGAACGTACCATGCTGGTGTCGACTAACACAGAGGGCGAACTCACCGGCACCGTGCAGCTTATTACCGATCAGCCCGACAACCAGCCGCACCGGGCGGACGTTGCCAAACTGCTGGTTCACCAGAACGCACGCCGCAACGGCGATGCCGGACGATTGATGCAGGCCCTGGAAAACGTGGCCCGTGATAAAGGTAAAACAGTGCTGGTGCTGGACACGTCAACCGGCAGCGGGGCGGAGACCTTCTATCAGCGGGCGGGCTGGCAGAAAGTGGGGGAGATCCCGCGCTATGCCTTGATGCCGGACGGTGAGATGACGGCCACCTCGGTGTTCTACAAATTCTTATAA
- a CDS encoding sensor domain-containing diguanylate cyclase: MKSPSRPNNEVERLSALRESGLLEIENHPSYDRLTRLAKRLFAVPVAMINLVDEHVVVVKSADGADATNLPRNLSFCGHTVLSDTPLVVPDTLDDARFADNPLATDDDPVRFYAGYPLHLPNGATVGSLCIIDHQPRQFSASDVEALADLAALVEVEFAAICASIIDDLTGLYNRRGFHHLATYAIRAARRRAEPLTLAWLDLDRFKQINARFGRADGDNALKAMASLLSSTFREADVLARYGGDEFAILFANSDEKGAWVAMQFLTEQAAVWNEHAEYPWSLSFSWGVSEFNHDRDDLEGWLKTADEMMYSMKQQRGTGC; the protein is encoded by the coding sequence ATGAAATCACCCTCACGACCCAACAATGAAGTGGAGCGTCTCAGCGCCTTGCGCGAATCCGGGCTGCTGGAGATCGAAAATCACCCGTCCTATGACCGGCTGACCCGGCTGGCAAAACGCCTGTTTGCCGTGCCGGTGGCGATGATTAATCTGGTTGACGAGCATGTGGTGGTGGTCAAATCTGCAGATGGCGCGGACGCGACGAATCTGCCGCGAAATCTCTCCTTTTGTGGCCATACCGTGCTCAGTGACACGCCGCTGGTGGTACCCGACACCCTGGACGATGCGCGTTTTGCCGATAATCCACTGGCTACCGACGACGATCCTGTCCGCTTTTATGCCGGTTATCCGCTGCACCTGCCCAATGGTGCCACGGTGGGGTCGCTGTGCATTATCGATCATCAGCCGCGGCAGTTCTCAGCTTCTGACGTCGAGGCGCTGGCCGATCTGGCTGCACTGGTTGAGGTGGAGTTCGCCGCGATCTGCGCCAGCATCATCGACGACCTGACCGGGCTGTATAACCGCCGGGGATTTCATCACCTCGCCACCTACGCCATTCGCGCCGCGCGCCGGCGGGCAGAGCCGCTGACCCTCGCCTGGCTGGATCTCGACCGTTTTAAACAGATCAACGCTCGCTTTGGCCGCGCCGACGGCGATAACGCCCTGAAGGCTATGGCAAGTCTGCTGAGTTCCACCTTCCGCGAAGCCGACGTGCTGGCGCGTTACGGCGGAGATGAGTTCGCGATCCTCTTTGCCAACAGCGACGAAAAGGGCGCATGGGTCGCCATGCAGTTTCTCACCGAACAGGCTGCGGTGTGGAATGAGCACGCCGAATATCCGTGGTCGCTTTCATTCTCCTGGGGAGTGAGCGAGTTCAACCACGATCGCGACGATCTGGAGGGCTGGCTGAAGACCGCCGATGAGATGATGTACTCCATGAAACAGCAGCGCGGTACCGGCTGCTGA
- a CDS encoding alpha/beta fold hydrolase, whose protein sequence is MMNKLAYSTLALTLSFATVSACQAEAAGTDYAAAFNQIRQIDAGDLNIGYVDIGPKNGEPVILLHGWPYDIQSYAQVAPQLAAKGYRVIVPYNRGFGTTHFLSPGTPRNGQPAAMAKDVINLMDALKIKRAVFAGYDWGARTADIVAALWPERVKSLVSVSGYLIGNQKTGEKPLPPQAELQWWYQFYFATERGEKGYAANTHDFAKLIWTLASPGWKFSDATFNVSAKALDNPDHVAVTISNYRWRLGLEKGERRYDSYEQKLAAGPTISVPTITIEGDNNGAPHPAPEAYAAKFTGKYQHRTFTGNIGHNPAQEDPQDFVKAVVDADRL, encoded by the coding sequence ATGATGAACAAACTGGCTTATTCAACCCTGGCGCTGACCCTCTCTTTCGCGACCGTTTCCGCCTGTCAGGCCGAAGCGGCGGGCACGGATTATGCCGCTGCTTTTAACCAGATCCGCCAGATTGACGCGGGCGATCTGAATATTGGCTATGTCGATATCGGGCCGAAAAACGGCGAACCGGTGATCCTGCTTCACGGCTGGCCGTACGACATTCAAAGCTATGCCCAGGTTGCCCCTCAGCTTGCGGCAAAAGGCTACCGGGTGATTGTGCCGTACAACCGCGGGTTCGGGACGACGCATTTTCTGTCGCCGGGCACGCCGCGCAACGGTCAGCCAGCGGCCATGGCGAAAGACGTCATTAACCTGATGGATGCGCTGAAAATCAAACGTGCGGTCTTCGCCGGTTACGACTGGGGGGCCAGAACGGCGGATATCGTGGCGGCACTGTGGCCGGAGCGCGTGAAATCGCTGGTTTCGGTGAGCGGGTATCTGATTGGCAATCAGAAGACAGGGGAAAAACCGCTGCCGCCGCAGGCCGAGTTACAGTGGTGGTATCAGTTCTATTTCGCCACCGAGCGCGGTGAAAAGGGCTATGCCGCCAACACCCATGACTTCGCGAAACTGATCTGGACTCTGGCCTCGCCCGGCTGGAAATTCAGCGACGCCACTTTTAACGTCAGCGCCAAAGCGCTGGATAACCCGGATCACGTGGCGGTCACTATCAGCAACTACCGCTGGCGTCTGGGGCTCGAAAAAGGAGAACGCCGCTACGACAGCTATGAACAAAAGCTGGCGGCTGGCCCGACCATCAGCGTGCCGACCATTACCATCGAAGGCGACAATAACGGTGCGCCGCACCCGGCTCCTGAAGCCTATGCCGCGAAATTCACCGGCAAATATCAGCATCGCACCTTTACCGGCAACATCGGCCACAATCCGGCGCAGGAAGATCCGCAGGACTTCGTCAAGGCGGTGGTGGATGCGGATCGGTTGTAA
- a CDS encoding bestrophin family protein, protein MIVRPQQHWLRLIFVWHGSVLTKIFSRLFLNFLLSIVVILMLPWYTSLGIRLTVAPFSILGVAIAIFLGFRNNACYARYVEARQLWGQLMIASRSLFREVKNTLPDDPALGEFVRLQIAFAHCLRMTLRRQPQADQLSAYLSEENLRVAMDSSSPANRILLIMGEWLAVRRRKGELSDILFHSLNIRLNDMSTVLAGCERIANTPVPFAYTLILHRTVYLFCIMLPFALVSDLHYMTPFVSVLISYTFISLDTLAEELEEPFGTENNDLPLDAICNAMEIDLLQMNDEQQIPARKLPDKYYQLT, encoded by the coding sequence ATGATTGTTCGACCTCAACAGCACTGGTTGCGTCTGATTTTTGTCTGGCACGGTTCCGTGCTGACCAAAATCTTTTCCCGCCTGTTTCTAAACTTTTTGCTCTCTATCGTCGTGATCCTGATGTTGCCCTGGTACACCTCGCTGGGCATTCGTCTGACGGTAGCGCCGTTCAGTATTCTCGGGGTCGCCATCGCGATCTTCCTCGGGTTCCGCAATAACGCCTGCTACGCACGCTATGTCGAAGCGCGGCAGTTGTGGGGCCAGCTGATGATTGCGTCGCGCTCGCTGTTCCGCGAAGTCAAAAACACGCTGCCGGACGACCCCGCGCTTGGCGAGTTTGTCCGCCTGCAGATTGCGTTTGCCCATTGTCTGCGCATGACCCTGCGCAGACAGCCCCAGGCCGACCAGCTTTCGGCGTATCTTTCCGAGGAAAACCTGCGCGTGGCGATGGATTCCAGCTCGCCTGCTAACCGCATTCTGCTGATCATGGGCGAATGGCTGGCGGTAAGACGCCGGAAAGGGGAGTTGTCGGATATCCTGTTCCACAGCCTGAATATTCGTCTCAATGATATGTCGACCGTGCTGGCCGGCTGCGAGCGTATCGCCAACACCCCGGTGCCTTTTGCCTACACCCTGATCCTGCACCGCACCGTCTACCTGTTCTGCATCATGCTGCCGTTTGCGCTGGTCAGCGATCTGCACTACATGACGCCGTTCGTGTCGGTGCTGATCTCCTACACCTTTATCTCGCTGGATACCCTGGCGGAAGAGCTGGAGGAGCCCTTCGGCACCGAGAATAACGATTTACCGCTGGATGCCATCTGCAACGCGATGGAGATTGATCTGCTGCAGATGAACGATGAGCAGCAGATCCCGGCGCGCAAACTGCCGGACAAATATTACCAGCTGACGTAA
- a CDS encoding GGDEF domain-containing protein — MSSASTRTLALFQPQSAMRNAAGIFALTTLFYFIGAQLRLVESLSMFWPLNGVMAGVFARYAYLNRLHYYAISYIAMLLYDLITTNWGITSLGINLSNMMFIVTVALLVQRDRRLKNSTPDPVNALRLFNYCLLAALLCALVGALSSVGLDNRTFWPLVADWFSEQFSTGVLIVPCLLTITWPAFNRALRATHLMPVVLLVISVVASVAIGGAGALAFPMPALIWCAVRYSLPATCLLTFVTGAVEITLVANSVITIVATTPLTTPMMFSARLGIATMAICPIMVSVSMAAINSLIRQVSLRADYDFLTQVYSRSGLYEALKSDEGMRKSPLLTVMLLDIDYFKSINDNFGHECGDTVLAAFARKVQETVGSEGRVARMGGEEFAVVVNTASAQQGYALAERIRSTIEQHPFNWRGQALFLTVSIGLGSGKSESRQLTDVFNRLMSEADDYLYRSKKAGRNRTSARMTELTTAAQNPAPSEQL, encoded by the coding sequence ATGTCTTCTGCCTCCACCAGAACTCTCGCGCTTTTTCAGCCGCAAAGCGCCATGCGTAATGCGGCGGGAATATTTGCTCTGACCACGCTGTTCTATTTTATTGGCGCGCAGCTACGTCTGGTGGAGTCACTGTCGATGTTCTGGCCGCTGAATGGCGTGATGGCGGGGGTGTTTGCCCGTTATGCTTACCTCAACCGGCTGCACTACTATGCGATATCGTACATTGCCATGCTGCTGTACGACCTTATCACCACCAACTGGGGTATCACCTCGCTGGGCATTAACCTCTCGAATATGATGTTTATTGTCACCGTTGCGCTGCTGGTTCAGCGCGACAGGCGGCTGAAAAACAGTACCCCGGATCCGGTCAATGCCCTGCGGCTGTTTAACTATTGCCTGCTGGCCGCGCTGCTGTGCGCCCTGGTCGGGGCGCTGTCGTCAGTCGGGTTGGACAATCGCACCTTCTGGCCGCTGGTCGCCGACTGGTTTAGTGAGCAGTTTTCAACCGGGGTGTTAATCGTTCCCTGTCTGCTGACCATCACCTGGCCCGCGTTCAACCGGGCCCTGCGCGCCACGCATTTAATGCCGGTGGTGTTACTGGTTATTTCTGTCGTGGCCTCGGTGGCGATCGGCGGGGCCGGTGCGCTGGCGTTTCCGATGCCGGCGCTGATCTGGTGTGCGGTGCGCTATTCACTGCCGGCAACCTGCCTGCTGACCTTTGTCACCGGGGCGGTGGAGATCACACTGGTCGCCAACTCCGTCATTACCATCGTGGCGACCACACCGCTCACCACCCCGATGATGTTCTCGGCGCGCCTGGGGATAGCCACCATGGCAATCTGCCCGATCATGGTGTCGGTCAGCATGGCGGCGATCAACTCCCTGATCCGCCAGGTCTCCCTGCGTGCCGATTATGATTTTTTAACCCAGGTTTACTCCCGTTCAGGGCTGTACGAGGCGCTGAAGAGCGACGAGGGGATGCGTAAAAGCCCGCTGCTGACCGTGATGCTGCTGGATATCGACTATTTCAAAAGCATTAATGACAACTTCGGTCATGAGTGCGGGGATACCGTGTTGGCGGCCTTTGCGCGCAAAGTGCAGGAGACGGTAGGGAGCGAGGGACGGGTGGCGCGAATGGGCGGCGAAGAGTTTGCCGTGGTGGTGAACACCGCGTCGGCGCAGCAGGGCTATGCCCTGGCGGAGCGTATTCGCTCCACCATTGAACAACATCCGTTCAACTGGCGCGGGCAGGCGCTGTTTCTGACCGTCAGTATCGGTCTGGGTAGCGGAAAATCGGAGTCGCGGCAGCTAACGGACGTTTTTAATCGCCTGATGAGCGAAGCGGATGATTATCTGTATCGCTCGAAAAAAGCAGGGCGAAATCGTACCAGCGCGCGAATGACAGAGCTAACCACTGCCGCTCAAAACCCTGCGCCATCGGAACAGCTGTAA
- a CDS encoding ATP-binding protein has product MRLWPRSLHYRLLLIVLLGLLLANGLSLALVMAERMSSVRNVMLGNLQDDVSTSVAILDRLPASERAQWLPRLDRDNYHYVLGPGEPGAPPADARSRDAVRTITESLETRYPLRFTAVPGPVSHIQAHLTLGDGSPLTLDLTPRMPPVARWLPVVFVIQLLLVAICAWLAVRQVVRPFTRFTRAVDTLEPASPNPLMLTEQGPLEVQHAARAFNAMQARIQTSLKERAQILAAISHDLQTPITRMRLRVEMADQPELRDKLTQDLDSMTRLVREGIDYARSSGVSPEPVRNVDLYNFIDTLICDYTDTGKNVQFTAARTALPFATRPQALHRILTNLLDNALKFGDAAEVTLTVHDKTVLIAVEDNGPGIPGDELAAVLQPFYRVESSRNRETGGTGLGLAIAAQLTAQLDGQLQLANRPEGGLCARITLPVM; this is encoded by the coding sequence ATGAGGCTTTGGCCGCGTTCGCTGCATTATCGTCTGCTGCTGATCGTCCTGCTGGGTTTGCTGCTTGCCAACGGCCTGAGCCTGGCGCTGGTGATGGCCGAGCGCATGAGCAGCGTGCGTAACGTGATGCTGGGTAATCTGCAGGACGATGTCTCCACCAGCGTGGCGATTCTTGACCGGCTGCCCGCCAGTGAGCGGGCGCAGTGGCTTCCGCGTCTTGACCGGGATAACTATCACTATGTGCTGGGCCCGGGCGAGCCGGGCGCTCCACCCGCAGACGCCCGTTCCCGGGATGCGGTCCGCACGATAACAGAGAGCCTGGAAACCCGGTATCCGCTGCGCTTCACGGCGGTGCCGGGGCCGGTTTCGCATATTCAGGCGCACCTGACCCTGGGCGACGGCTCGCCGCTGACGCTGGATCTCACCCCCCGGATGCCGCCGGTGGCCCGCTGGCTGCCGGTGGTGTTTGTTATTCAGCTGCTGCTGGTGGCGATCTGCGCCTGGCTGGCGGTGCGCCAGGTGGTGCGTCCCTTTACCCGCTTTACCCGGGCAGTCGATACCCTTGAGCCCGCCAGCCCCAATCCACTGATGCTCACCGAGCAAGGCCCGCTGGAGGTGCAGCATGCAGCCCGCGCCTTTAACGCCATGCAGGCCCGGATCCAGACCTCGCTGAAGGAGAGGGCGCAGATCCTCGCCGCTATCTCACATGATTTACAGACGCCCATCACCCGGATGCGGCTGCGGGTGGAGATGGCCGACCAGCCCGAGCTGCGCGACAAACTGACCCAGGATCTGGACAGCATGACCCGGCTGGTGCGGGAGGGGATCGACTACGCCCGTTCATCCGGGGTTTCGCCCGAGCCGGTGCGCAACGTCGATCTCTATAACTTTATCGATACCCTGATCTGCGATTACACCGATACCGGTAAAAACGTGCAGTTTACTGCCGCCCGCACCGCCTTGCCTTTTGCTACCCGTCCGCAGGCGCTGCACCGTATCCTGACTAATCTGCTGGATAATGCCCTGAAGTTTGGCGATGCCGCAGAGGTGACGCTGACGGTGCACGACAAAACGGTGTTGATCGCCGTAGAGGATAACGGCCCGGGTATTCCCGGAGACGAGCTGGCGGCGGTGTTGCAGCCGTTCTACCGCGTGGAATCCTCCCGCAACCGGGAAACCGGCGGTACGGGGCTGGGGCTGGCGATTGCCGCCCAGCTGACCGCCCAGCTTGACGGCCAGTTACAGCTGGCGAACCGCCCCGAGGGCGGGCTTTGCGCACGGATTACCTTGCCGGTGATGTGA